In Oceanidesulfovibrio indonesiensis, the DNA window AAGATAACTCTTATCGACGCACGTCTCACTGCGTAAGGAAAGTTAGCTGACTATCGCCACCACCACTGCATCACGGTTTGCCAGCCCTTTGTCGGTCAACGTGGCGGAGATCGCCAGCACGCCGCTGTTGCCGTTCACAACCGGATCGGAGTCGGCGCGAATACCTTCCACCAGCCCCTGCTTTTGCAGCCAGTCCGACAGCGTCCCCGGGCTTCGGTTACCTATCAGGTAGGTCACCAGCTCATCGGTTTTACTGCGAAACTGTGCCGTGTTGTTATCGATGCGGAATTCCACGCGCAGCA includes these proteins:
- a CDS encoding insulinase family protein, whose product is PVLEALHAFRDKYYSANLMKAVIYSNKPLPELAGMAAKTFGRVPNKNIDLPEISVPVVTDAQKGIVIHYVPAMPRKVLRVEFRIDNNTAQFRSKTDELVTYLIGNRSPGTLSDWLQKQGLVEGIRADSDPVVNGNSGVLAISATLTDKGLANRDAVVVAIVS